The region CTGAGAAGAGGGAAGTTGGAGTCGAGGTAGTAACGCGCACCGATTGGTTGGTGAAAGCGATGACGTCATGATGTCGGGACGGCGGTTCAGTAAGGCGGGGGGTGGTGTTATGCGCTGGCGTTCGGTTGGCCGCAACGCCAGAgaggacgcgtaagcttcgcttacaccaatttctacagtgcgtggaatctgcatGACTTTTCCTGATCCGTTTGGCGCTGGGCAGAGTTTCATCTATAGGGTGTGGATATGGTTCCCGTTCGATGTCACCGTACAtgtttaacgcaatagcgttaagggccccgtgtcgcagaaaatccggcgtcggcgccggcgcggatgtcggcgtccgcggcggagaaaatcatcaccaaccaccccgaccgcgcatgccctccgcgtggcgcaagttGTTAGGGCAGGATAAAATCATCTCGAACcgccccgaccgcgcaggccctccgcgtggtgcaaggtgttagggCAGGATAAAATCATCTCGAACCGCCCCGACCGCGcatgccctccgcgtggcgcaagttGTTAGGGCAGGATAAAATCATCTCGAACcgccccgaccgcgcaggccctccgcgtggtgcaaggtgttagtgaaaaaaaaattgaatttctcacaatgaaatccgtcagaaaaatggtaaagtacgacttaaccacaacgtacagacatggtggcgtcggactgttatttNNNNNNNNNNNNNNNNNNNNNNNNNNNNNNNNNNNNNNNNNNNNNNNNNNNNNNNNNNNNNNNNNNNNNNNNNNNNNNNNNNNNNNNNNNNNNNNNNNNNCCCATGGATAATATTACGCTCCCTTGGTAGTGTCCCGTTTATAACCCCAGGTTGTGtgaggggcgttgaagtcacctaaaaAGACTAGTCGGTCTTTCCGTTCTAGTGAGGAGATCGTTTCTGTGAGGATATTTTCAAAATCCCCTCCTTTCTCTTTTggcgggctatatatgtttactaTGATGGTTGTGGCCctacctcgtttgttggcatGCATTTTTATAATTTGGTGCTGCATGGCACAGTTTTGTGCGTAGTGGGTACTCGTTGCGACGTCCCTGGCCACCAGTGTTGCCACACGTGGGTAATCGGGGTTAAAAATCGTGTAGTATCCGCGTACCTTAACTGGTCTGGTACCGATTTCTTGTAAGCATATGATATCTGGTTTGATCAAAGCCGCGTTTATAAACTGTTGCATGGCCGCCGCTTTTTGTTGAAAGTGCGGCAATTCCAGTGCCATAGTTCGAGTCGGTCTGATGTGCACGTTAGGCTACTCGCCATTGTTCTCGCTTTCTGTTGTATTCAGTTGACGCGGCCGTCTGCTCGATGGGGCGCCCGGGCTTCCACTCGCACGTTTACGCACTGTTTGTTTGAAGCTTGAGATTGATTCGTCTACATAGCTTTTAAGGTTTTGGAATTCTGCGTATAACTGCTGTTGGGAATTCTGCATACTTTGCATTTGTTGCGAGATTTGCGCCAGCACGTTTTCTATCGGAGTCTGAGCTTTTGATGCCGGTGCCGGGGATGTCGTTGCCGTGCCCGCTTTTGCGGTGCTTTGAGAAGTGGCAGAATGTTGTTGCTTTAGGGACGCCAACTCTCGTTTGATTTCCTGCAGGCTCTCTCTTAGGAGTTTGTTCTCGGCTATAATTTTTTGATATTCTGGGTTATTTGTTATGGGAACAGCAGGGGTTACCACTCTCGTCCAGCTAACCTTCGATTTGTCGAATTTCTGCGAGTCCTCCACCCTGTGTCCGGGAGTCTCGGGTTTCGGGGCCCTAGAGGATTGGAAGGTGGGAGGATCTGGGTTTTGTCTTCTTCTTGACCTAGATCTGGACCTGGAACTGGATCGTGATCGGGATCTGGACCTGAGTCGATGTCTTGTCTGGGAGTCTGGTTGTGTGTCGGTGAGGGTCGGTCATGAGTTTCGTTCGGCATCTTCGGAGCTGAACCACCTTGGTGGCGCGGGCAGTTTTTGCTTTGCTGCGTCTATTCTGGATTGTCGTTGCTTTCCGGTCTTGAGTGGGCGGTTGCTTGTCGGTTTTAGCCTTTTCTTGCATTCGCGGTCTCCCGTCAAATGTCCTTCTCTGCATGCTTTGCATATGGGGGCGCATTCGTGATCAGGTGCTGGGTTCTGCGTTCCGCACGTGTGGCGCACCACTATGTTCGGTTGAGGGCATACGTCCGAGCAATGACCTATCTCGTGACATATCTTACATACTTGTGTGGTATTCTTGTAAGGATAGCATGCGAGCTCCCCACCTTTGTAGTAGACGTATCTCGGAGTGATATCTCCGTAAAAGGTGATCACGGCTGTCTTCGTGTCGCCCAGCATTCGCGCGTGAAGTATTTCTACTCCTTGCGTGCGTATTCGGAGATTGGCCTTGAGGGTATCGGGGGGCGTACGTGGTTCGAGGCCATGTATGACCCCCTTATTCGTTCCTTCGCTGGTCGCCACGTACGTGTTTACTGCGTACGCGCGGTCATTCAAGTTCAGTTCAGCGATTCGGCGAATTTTGTCCGCCACTTCTTGGCTTGGCGTTGACACAATAAAAATGTTCGACCCGGGTTTGATTCGGAGTAGGAACTGCTCTCCGCTTACTTGACCATTGCAGGCCGCAGTCACTGCATCCGCTAGTTGCGGGCTGGTGAAGTTTTTGACGGGCAGTCCTTGGTGTGGACGCATAACGATCTTGAAGTCATCTCTGGGAAGAGGGGGCAGTCGCCGATAGTTAGATTTCCGTTTGGGCTTTCCGGGGGCCGGTGTGCTCGACGTGTGGTGAGCCGTCGATGTTCCGGCGTTTTCCGAGTAGCGTTTCTGGTTTTTTGCTTGTGCTAGGGCTTTCTTCTGCCTGAGCGTGAGCACTGTTTGCCAGTCCCCATCCGTCTGCTTGGCGTTTTCCGTCCTTTGGGTTTGCGTCCGAGGCTCGTGCGAGCCGGGAGGGTCCTGCGCATCAATTTCCTGGCAGTCCATGCTGTCCCGGCTGTTATCCGGAAGCTCAGAAAGCCTGGTGAGTATCGGTGTCGTTTCGGGAGCCGCCGAAGTCGACATGTGCACGCGCGAGCACCGCACACTCGCCGGCGCGTCGATGGCCGCGTTCCCGGCGGCGTTTGGGTTAGCGAGGCGCGCACGTTGGTGAACTGCGTTAGCGGTCGGAAAATAAAAAGTTTCAGTCACTCACAGGTCTGGTTGGTATCCTCTTATACTGGTGAACTTCACGGATCCATTGGGAATGGTGAAAATGGTCGTACTTGCAGAATTCCGCTTGAAAAGCTGAAAAGGTGAGGAGCTCATCTGAGCGCGTCCGCGCTCTCCCGCAAGCGACAGcccgcgtcgggaacgaacgcccttgggcaccgcagcgcacctagctacggacgagaaagaaagagagcgcgcgtcgggaacgaacgcccttgtgcaccgcagcgcacctagctcatactcgcggacaactttctgtggcaatcagggcaggagaaaatcatctcgaaccaccccgaccgcgcaggccctccgcgtggtgcaaggtgttagtgaaaaaaaaattgaatttctcacagtgaaatccgtcagaaaaatggtaaagtacgacttaaccacaacgtacagacatggtggcgtcggactgttatttcaatgtacgagaaaagataattctgttacgaggaaactcaaacacaaaccccttttgccagcatttctaccataccaacagcggcgcgttCGGGAAAGGCTACTTGCAAAaatattatccagatggcgctcgcatcctcgacaggtaaaattgggacttggcctgcctaatgcgttttggacacgcgcgcgcgtcgcggcaatagcaaacaattaataaaaaaaaaataaaaaaagtgctagggctttcacattttaatataggaccacttatattgcccctagaaaaacgtcttcccagcaatgcatttctgtttaaaggtgaagccgacattaaggggcATCAGTGTAAACTtgctctttgtaagctggctttcctacgttgtgtgttgcagtgaagcgtaCTCAAAGAAacatgcgatgcgaacggggcctgataacgctatcgcgttcgactcttaaatacgaagcttaagcatcctccaatttttattaacacgaaagtgttttatgccggggtccaccaagacttcactgacgtatttccgtcacggaaatacgtcacacgaacatacacgaacataatacaaagaaagaaaccagaagaaaaagttccacaaacatgcaaaatttggaaatcgaacccacgacctctcggtccgcgacgatagatcgccgagcgtttaacccattgcgccacaaacgcatttgcagagagctacacagacgcgccttgtatatctaacactcctccgtgtacccgcgctcttgctcggggcggtgccgccgcctacgagcagaaaagagaagtactgcattatgacactaacgcgcaccgacagtgaacgcttcggtggtctcagcactacgacgcctcgatgccagcattcgaagggacgctggcatcaagaagcactaccaacgccacaggtggcgttcaccgtactcagcacagcggagcgtggcctccgcaattagctctgaaaatgtttctgaagttgatcgcggaggctgcaattacgacgcgctgtacgcgctgatttgactcggtgacgattcagttacgtgctttgtcttgcgcgttgtattagtgtgtcagttacgtgcttcgtctttcgcgttgtgctagcgtgtgcagcgtagtgcagcttccatatgcacgacggttgctcatggtcatcgacgttggtagtcgtgatggaggagacgtgccaccaggcgtcagcgtgggtgcatcaacgcctaagggcgctttagccacaaaacaccaatagacattatatatcaatgtgcaataaacattacactacttctgtgaagacacgtttcactttcgtgttctataccgattcctatataagagggatcaaccacatttttttgtattcTTGCTGCAGCCTCGCAACACGCACGACGTTTCTATATACGAGTACAGTCATTAGATTTAACCAGGTTCAAAATAGCCGAGTTAGACTGTATTGCGAAAGCAGTCCATGCGTTGGCTAGAGCGTTTCGCAGCACCACGCGCCGTACATTTGTGATCGCGAATATATTAGCGAAGACGGTGGACCAATGGTAGATAGCTTAGCTTCGCGAATTGTGGCCGTGATATcaaacatttaaaataaataaataatactgtTTATAAACCGTAGAGCCGATCGAGTACTGTCATTTCAGTTTAAGAGGTGTGTGTAATGTTCTTGGTGGTCTCCGTGCTATGCAGTCATCTAGATGAATCCTCGTGTTATTATTAAAAAGCAAAAGGGAAGGACGCATGTGCAATGGCGTCTCATGCTCATCGACATTCGAGAACTCACCATTCAGAATGAACGCACGTGGTTCGGGCTTCCGTGTTGATAATAGGAAGCCCAGTAAACAACTTGCTACTGGCTAAAGAATAATGAGCTATCGAAACTGCTTTTCGCGTAGCGACATACAAAACTTAGTGGTAAGCCATGTGAATATTTATAAAGCGAAATTAATTTTTTGTGTGTGGGTGTTCGTGCGGAACGCTGTTCTTGTTTAGCAACAATTTCTAAGTATTGAGCGCACGACAAAGCAGTGTGACACATTTTCACAAGAAAACGCTTCGCTTAACTTAAGTATGTGGCGCTGGCTCCTGTCTTTGGCGATGTGTCTCGAAGGGTCAGGGCTTGACGATTACTCATTGGCCACGTGGTAGGGGTGTTGCGCTGATGAGATCAGTCCAGCGCAGCACAACTTTTAAAGCGAATTAAGCTGTTTGCCTCTTCGCCCTACTTGGGTGCTTGGTGGGGGCCGAAGCTTGACTCAGGTGCAGAGAGGCTCGGAAGAAGCGTTGAACGGAGCGGGAACGCTTTCGATATGCAGCGAAGCGTGGTCACTATGCAGGATGAGACAGCTGGGGAACCGGACCGGTTCGTCTACGTGTACAAACAAGTACGCAAACACATTATACCGGATGAGTTTGGTTAGGTGCATAGTGTATATGCGATACCCTGGTTTGTGTTGGAGCACAACGCTAAGTGGGATTGGTTTTAGGTAAAAACGCGCCCAACATCTCATGTGCTCCACACTTTCAAATTAGCGTTTATTACAAACACCGAAGAAAGCTTCTAAACAGATTCCTATAGCGCGTGGAATCCGCAAATTATTTTAATGAGACCTTCATCTTATACCCTCTCAACTATCTGTTATTTTCTTCTCGTATGTTTAATGTGCAGAAATGTTCGCTATCGGCATCACGTCGACGCTTACTAAGTTCTTCGAGTCTCAGTTCGGGATGGCGTCAGCGTCCATCGCCTACCTTACCGGTAAGCTTGGTGCCTATTTTCGCGCAGTATTTTTTATTGGAACATTCTGCTTTGAATTGTAATGTGCTGGGTGGTGTCTCGTTGGCTATACCGAAAAGATGTCGCATATATGCGGCTGTTCAGGCGCTGTAGACATGCATACTACTGCACCCCAGTAGCAATCATGTGGCTTCTGCAGAAGGACTGCCGTACTCCTGCGCACTCGAACGATACTGTTATACACAAATAAAATCTAATACATCATTGAAAGCAGTCCTACAAACTTTGTCGTACAAAATTGTGTTATAAAAAGAGcgccgcagtttcgcccaaaaggcgaagcatcgattgtgaacgcaaattagtagacagctatacgaagtagctgtctactaatttgtctactatagtagctttatcggccgtataaacttggaagtGTTCGCTtgctaagtaaattaacaagcatgaggTCAGCACACAGgggcaaatatgaacacatcacacttgatcaccgcggacactcgctgtcaaaacgctggcgtcaggaagcgcgccagcagcggcgagcgaagtgaccttcgtgctgtgtatcgcttcaacgcaaattgagcgacgagaacaccgcgcGCATAACGGAATGTGCCGCCTGCAGATTTATTACAAGATGAGGCGTGCGCGACCGCCGGCGGCAGTGCAAAGTACACAGTTAGTACCGGAGTCAAAATCGCCCCCCTCCGtactcccgcgctgcctccctcGCTGCGCGCGCgacattgggcctcttcgattatccgttcctggcagtcccggactgcccgagacggtgctttcacccagtgagcgttgcgtatgcagtctttcggacagtccgggactgtcagagtcggataatcgaagaggcccactgagcCGCGACCAGCGGTTTCCCATGCGCGTGGTCGTGAAATGCGCAGCTGCTGTCGGATAATAATGCCGcattcccctccctccctccctccatccctcccccccccccccacggcctttcgcacgacggaagacagcgcgtgTCCTctcagcttccctctcttgcacgcgccagattgagccgcgatcgccggctcccctcgccgcttttactcgcacgtacgtactagagcactgcacgggccgatttttgcggcccgggcccggcccggcccgggcccgttttcacattgggcggcccgcccgagcccgatcaaaacttctatggcgagacccgggcccgaaaaataaataatctacgttacccgcccggcccggcccgccacccctttaccttaagcccgagcccggcccgagcccggcccgagcccggcccgagctcgactcgaaaccggcccgaacccggcccgagaccgaaaaatacatgtttttcagagttgagaagcccgagaataactcgcagaaagcccgagcccggcccgggcccgcgtcaaaaagcacacgccgtgctcgagcccggcccgagcccgtgaaaaaattcctctacccggcccggcccggcccacgggccgggcctggcctggcccgggctttcgggtaagcctgagcccgtgcagtgctctagcacgtaCTACACTCGGCACGcggtgacggtgttatcgcccttggagtttatacggaacatcacggcgacggctgaATAAAATGCGCTTGGACTGTCAATATAACTGCTACCGCAATAATAACTGAAACTACACTTTAGAATGATTGTGGCGCTACATTGTAGTGCATCTCGTTCCTTGTTCAGATTCTACGAATGACTTTACGTGAGGCACTGTATACACAGCGATTCACCAGTTATTCAATTAGCATTGTGGTCATGCCTACACGCTGCTGACATCACGCTTTACCATACCGCGGTGAGGCGCTCATGTGGCGCTTCAGCATTTAACAGCGCTTTGGATTAGTCACATTGTCCATGGAACCGTATTATTACAATCAGTGTGCACTGGTATACGTTCTGATGGCCCAATTTGCTGGTTTGAGATGTCACAAAAGTGCACGTCTCTTTGCGTGCACTCCTACATTTACGGAAGGCCGAGCGAAGTCAGTCGCCTCAGCACTCGCCAGCGCACCGCGCACAACGTCATCCACTTCACAAATCGCCGTTATTGATCGAACATCTCGCGAGTTTCGTGGCAACCTTATTACGCAATCACCGCACATGCAGATTTGACCAGTCGATGAAGATgtcttcgagagagagagagagaaatcactttattctgcgattaaaaaaatgtcacagtttcgccctaagggcaaagcaatgaatgcgatagcaacacagcaatgtcatacgaagtaaggtgagcggctttggtagcaatatgaattctagtaaacatgagctgattaagtaagcaagtgtgctgcggcgtaagtagaccgacatgaagagagactcgatgaccacgagaaggcgcgtgtgaaacggtggtgttgatgagaagcgcttcccgtggacagtgtgtgcgaagggacacacctgtagcgctgcactgccgatccgggcagcattgcatgtgtagcgtgcgttggaaaatgtggcccgactattctaactgaatgaacaagcgtggtgtgagcgcgcacaaacaaacatgaatagatcacactgaatgactgcagacaacgactgtcaaaacgctggcagcaagcgcatacgccgcagcgggcgaaggtacgtgcggtctatcgcttcaacggaaactgagcggcgaatgcacagcgcatacaaaggtcagagccgtgtggagataggatacggtgcgggcgaacgacgagcgcggttgttggcagagtagaagtgcccccccccccccccccccccccgctccctccggcgctggcttcccgcttccttgcttgtgcgtgggagattgagtgcgtttgctctccgtgatagcgcgcgtccccgcacgctaccgctcgggcatacggcgcgcggcgaagattttatctatacggaacctcacggcacggcgacggcgacggtagaaatccggttgaagtgtccatataattgttatcgcaataaaaatgcatcgacgccctcagtccagggcgtcgctttgcggcgtgcttcagcgctagggtTGACCATTCTAAACATTAAACGCGTAGTCGGGCAAAAGCCGCTCTCGCTGGCGGCTCCGAACAGCCAGTGCCAAGGCGATATATAGGTGGACAGCTGCTTTATAGTCGTTTCGGAACAAGGTAGTCGCCGGCTATACAGACAACCAAAAAAATTCAAATTGCCCTTTTGTTTTGCATAATAATGCACCATTGACATGGTGAGTTGTTGCGGactttgtgacgtcacgtgacaaaCAGGTGAAATGGGCTCGTTTTGATAAATGTTGACCAATagcgaagggctaatggcggcAAAGGCATATAGTCGAAAGTATGTACTTTTCTCTTATTGGGCATAATTGTACATAATCGAATTCGATAATTTTTTTGAGAAATGCAATTTCTTCTTCCATCAAGGCTTTCGAGGGCTGACCAACGCACGTGCTCTCATGTTTATCATTAAGCATTTAGCGATTTCACAGAGATCGCAACACCACCTATAGATAGAACAAGACCTAGtgtgtaggccttgtgctatcagGGTGGTGTTGCCCCTGCGCCCTTCAAGCCGAGTCGACCATGCTCTTGTCAGGTTCTTGACAACGCCCTCAATGATGGATACCATGAGCGCTTGTCGAGCGGTTCCACAGCCGACCGTTGTAACGTGTCCGCTCGCAGGGCCCATCGTGCTCGtcggcggcggcttcggcgccATCATCGGTGGCGCCCTGGTGGGCCGCTGGAACCTGGACTACGCGGGCATAATGCGCCTCTGCATGTACAACTGCTGCATCTCGTGGTTCGGCGTGCTCGCTTTCCTTTTCAACTGTCCGGAGAACACCTACGCAACGCCCGAGGGATACGTAGGCGCACCGTGAGTTTCGTCGCACGCATGCAGCACACGCATGTCTCGCTTCCGCGTGTAtatcaaaaaattaaattatggggttttacgtgcccaaaccacgatctgattatgaggcacgccgtagggggggggggggggctccggaaatttggaccacctgggttctttaacgtgcatctacgtacacgggtgttttcgccattcgcccccatcgaaatgcggccgccgtggccgggattcgatcccgcggcctcgtgctcagcagcccaacaccatagccactgagccgcgTGTACATCAAGATGACTGTGCGTGTGTATCACTCTCTCGGCTATTGCGCGTGAGTAAAAAGTCAAAGTGCTGTCATGTTTCTTGGGCTGGTTGTAACGCAGGGCTGCAGGTATACAGAGGGAATTCTAGTGCATATAGACCGTGTACATCACTCTTTATGTCTACCCACTCCTATCTGTAACTCATTAGTTGCCCTGAGAGCAATAAAAAGAATGAACAAACttcactggagttgtctaagtgtATGCTTAAGCATACTCCCAATTTCAGGTTGACCTActtgcaaatttcaagttggcccaccctcaaGTTTCACTAGGACTACCCCGAAATGTCAAGTCGGCCCGTGTCCAAATTTAAAGTTGgccattgaagagcagcacgtacccagcgacccaagttggcgtcagggaggttcattgaaaagtggcacatacccattaaGCTTAGTTATCAGGCGGGCGGGCGGACACCGGGACGTGCTTGAAATATCCTAAGGATGCGAATCGCATTAAAACGGGGAAAGTAGCTTGACTGCTATCCTTCCAAAAGGGGGTGCTAAGGCGAAAGGAGTTGTGGATGAGCCATATTGGAACAAAAGCGGGAAAAAATTGAATAGCAGAGCAAAGGCGGGCATGACACAGTACTTTGTGTCCGTTCGGCCTTTGCTTTCGTGATCccatttttttttgcgatcttgTTCCAAGATAAGTACTTTCAAAGACGCCCGACAAGCAGTTGCAATATAATATGACGGCTTACAAATTAACTCTATTGCATGAACTTACACTTTATAGACTTAGGTATCTGTTTGCATCAGATGATGTTGTTTCTAAAATATTCATGTATTTGCAACTCGCTGCCTTGGCTGACAGCCGGGATACGGAGGCAGGAAGTCGGGCAATTCCTCCTAACCTTGCGTCGTAATCGTTTGCCACAGCATTCTACATTAAACTTAATTGTTCGGCTGCAGGAAACCCACGAGTTTCGACTTCCAGTGCAACATCGCGTGCAACTGCACGCTGAGCTACGTGAACCCAGTCTGCGCCGCTGATGCCGTGGTCTACCTGTCGCCGTGCCTTGCAGGCTGCCGCAGAGAGCTTCAGCTCAACAAAATGATGGTAAAAACACGGTTGCTAAAGCGTTAGGCTTAGCTTTTCGAACTGTTGCGAAGGGCATTCGCTTCCGCTGCCCACCTGCAAATCGTGGCTTTCACGCGAAAGCTCTTGTTACAGTTGTTTGGGCGTTACCATCTAAATATAGGACCTCGCGCGTCGATAGCATGGCGCGTCGCGTCTCGTTCGTCGAAACCCAACCTAGCACTGCCTACACCAGCAATCATCCTCACTTACactgcgtacatacatacatatacatatacatatgcgTGAGGCATCTTTTACCATAGTTCTTTAAAGAAGACTCTTTCAATCTGCGTATCCCGGGTAAATAATGTTATGAGATACCATTATCTCGCGCGTTATAGTGGTTAGcggcatgttaaaaaaaatggaCGTCGATTACTGCTGCCACATTCAGGCACATGCGGGTGTGCTTACTGATGTTGCCATGAACAAACACAGTCTAATGCTCTAGCTGAATTTACCGGTGGTTATCGAAACTCGTGAACCAACCGTCTCACGAAGTTGGAGCTTAGTAGCTTTATGCGCGAGCTGTAAACGCAACATTGTTACAGCACCCATCACACGTCGGTTATGACACGAGTCTGAAGATCGGAATTTTCTTTCAAACTACAAAAATTAGTGTCAATATTTTGGACTTTCGTGCGCTGTCAAACTACGTGACACAATATCGTGTCGAACCCCGATCGACGTACCCTTACTTGACCTATATATACCGGTTTGGTCGACTGTCATTCACCGTGTGTACTGATTCATCGACTGGATCACAGCGCTTAACGTCAAATAAGCAAGACACGCACTATGAGAGCCGTTGTGGAAGGCTTGCGAATAATTGTTTACTAACTGGGCTTATTTACCATACGCCCAGAGCGCTGTACAAGAGCGTTTTTATTGTACCCCTTGTCCTTTGCCATGATGCGGCCTCCGGGGCCAGAAAATAAAGCCGTGACTtcaagctcagcagcacaacatcatattgacacgtgtactgttttcctcaccgtcactactgcgtgacaatatatatatatatatatatatatatatatatatatatatatatatatatattgatcgATCCACCACAGCGTGTAGTGTACTGTGCTAAGCGGCACTGGTGTCAGTAAATACTAACTGAGATAACTGAGAAAGAGAGCC is a window of Dermacentor silvarum isolate Dsil-2018 chromosome 4, BIME_Dsil_1.4, whole genome shotgun sequence DNA encoding:
- the LOC119448945 gene encoding solute carrier organic anion transporter family member 4A1, which translates into the protein MQDETAGEPDRFVYVYKQVRKHIIPDEFEMFAIGITSTLTKFFESQFGMASASIAYLTGPIVLVGGGFGAIIGGALVGRWNLDYAGIMRLCMYNCCISWFGVLAFLFNCPENTYATPEGYVGAPKPTSFDFQCNIACNCTLSYVNPVCAADAVVYLSPCLAGCRRELQLNKMMMYSDCSCVNGTLTHLAGVSTERLLVEGVQATRSRCHVDCPLLFVYLLGIFLALSSAFLNAAPATAATIRCGQPVWVLFHPW